Proteins found in one Cellulomonas palmilytica genomic segment:
- the trpB gene encoding tryptophan synthase subunit beta, giving the protein MSGVDSGRPVVPGQEPRLGSLATHVGPYWGDFGGRFVPEALIAALDELDTAYHKALADPAFGAELARLHRTYTGRPSPLTEVPRFAAHVGGGARVFLKREDLNHTGSHKINNVLGQALLVKRLGKSRVIAETGAGQHGVATATAAALLGLECTVYMGEEDTQRQALNVARMRLLGAEVVPVTIGTRTLKDAINEALRDWVANVETTHYLLGTVTGPHPFPEMVRDFHKLIGEEARAQLLGEIGRLPDAVAACVGGGSNAMGIFNAFLDDEGVRLFGFEAGGRGLGPGDHAARFSGGAPGVLHGARSYLLQDEDGQTIPSHSVSAGLDYPSVGPEHSWLHDIGRATYLPVSDAEAMDAFRLLCRTEGIIPAIESAHALAGAIQLGPQVGEWSDEPVVLVNLSGRGDKDVATAARWFGLLDAGDEGEGDR; this is encoded by the coding sequence GTGAGCGGGGTCGACAGCGGTCGGCCGGTCGTCCCGGGCCAGGAGCCCCGGCTCGGCTCGCTCGCCACGCACGTCGGGCCGTACTGGGGCGACTTCGGCGGCCGGTTCGTGCCCGAGGCGCTCATCGCGGCCCTCGACGAGCTCGACACGGCGTATCACAAGGCCCTGGCGGACCCGGCGTTCGGTGCCGAGCTCGCGCGCCTGCACCGCACGTACACCGGTCGTCCCAGCCCGCTGACCGAGGTGCCGCGGTTCGCGGCGCACGTCGGCGGCGGCGCCCGCGTGTTCCTCAAGCGCGAGGACCTCAACCACACGGGCTCGCACAAGATCAACAACGTGCTCGGCCAGGCGCTGCTCGTGAAGCGACTGGGCAAGTCGCGCGTGATCGCGGAGACGGGCGCCGGGCAGCACGGCGTCGCGACGGCCACGGCCGCCGCGCTGCTGGGCCTGGAGTGCACCGTGTACATGGGCGAGGAGGACACGCAGCGCCAGGCGCTCAACGTCGCCCGCATGCGCCTGCTCGGCGCCGAGGTCGTCCCGGTGACGATCGGCACGCGCACGCTCAAGGACGCGATCAACGAGGCGCTGCGCGACTGGGTCGCGAACGTCGAGACGACGCACTACCTGCTCGGCACGGTCACGGGCCCGCACCCGTTCCCGGAGATGGTGCGCGACTTCCACAAGCTCATCGGCGAGGAGGCGCGCGCGCAGCTGCTCGGCGAGATCGGCCGGCTGCCCGACGCCGTGGCGGCGTGCGTGGGCGGCGGCTCGAACGCGATGGGCATCTTCAACGCGTTCCTGGACGACGAGGGTGTGCGGCTGTTCGGCTTCGAGGCGGGCGGTCGCGGGCTCGGCCCCGGGGACCACGCGGCGCGGTTCTCGGGCGGTGCCCCGGGTGTGCTGCACGGCGCGCGCTCGTACCTGCTGCAGGACGAGGACGGGCAGACGATCCCGAGCCACTCGGTCTCGGCGGGCCTCGACTACCCGAGCGTCGGCCCGGAGCACTCGTGGCTGCACGACATCGGCCGCGCGACGTACCTGCCGGTCTCGGACGCCGAGGCCATGGATGCGTTCCGGCTCCTGTGCCGGACCGAGGGGATCATCCCCGCGATCGAGTCCGCGCACGCGCTGGCGGGCGCGATCCAGCTCGGGCCGCAGGTCGGCGAGTGGTCCGACGAGCCCGTGGTCCTGGTGAACCTGTCGGGGCGCGGTGACAAGGACGTGGCCACGGCCGCGCGGTGGTTCGGCCTGCTCGACGCGGGCGACGAGGGCGAGGGGGACCGGTGA
- the trpA gene encoding tryptophan synthase subunit alpha, whose protein sequence is MSGGQTTSATPGATTGATTGATTGPLLDGLAAQGRAALVGYLPVGYPSVPGSVQAVRTMIDAGVDVVELGMPYTDPVMDGPVIQRAVDHALRGGTRVRDTLTAVEQVAGRGAPVLVMTYWNLVLRYGVEAYARDLAAAGGAGLITPDLVPDEAEAWIAASDAHGLDRVFLVAPSSTPERLASTVAASRGFVYAASTMGVTGERATVGSRAEQLVADTRAAGAPRVCVGLGVSRPEQAAQVASYADGVIVGSAFVRSLLDVSDEATGLDRLAEVTAALAAGVRSAQRPAGGSVDGSAR, encoded by the coding sequence GTGAGCGGCGGGCAGACGACGAGCGCGACGCCGGGTGCCACGACGGGCGCCACGACCGGCGCCACGACGGGACCGCTCCTCGACGGTCTCGCGGCCCAGGGCCGCGCGGCGCTCGTCGGCTACCTCCCGGTCGGGTACCCGTCGGTGCCGGGCTCGGTCCAGGCGGTGCGCACGATGATCGACGCCGGAGTGGACGTCGTCGAGCTCGGCATGCCGTACACCGACCCGGTCATGGACGGCCCCGTCATCCAGCGCGCGGTCGACCACGCGCTGCGGGGCGGCACGCGCGTGCGGGACACGCTCACGGCGGTCGAGCAGGTCGCGGGCCGCGGCGCCCCGGTGCTCGTCATGACGTACTGGAACCTGGTCCTGCGCTACGGCGTCGAGGCGTACGCGCGCGACCTCGCGGCGGCCGGCGGAGCCGGCCTCATCACGCCGGACCTCGTGCCCGACGAGGCCGAGGCGTGGATCGCGGCGTCGGACGCGCACGGCCTCGACCGGGTGTTCCTGGTCGCCCCGAGCTCGACGCCCGAGCGGCTCGCGAGCACGGTCGCCGCGTCGCGCGGCTTCGTGTACGCGGCGTCGACCATGGGCGTCACGGGGGAGCGTGCGACAGTGGGCTCGCGGGCCGAGCAGCTCGTCGCCGACACCCGCGCGGCGGGCGCGCCGCGGGTGTGCGTCGGCCTGGGCGTGTCGCGCCCCGAGCAGGCGGCGCAGGTGGCCTCGTACGCCGACGGCGTGATCGTCGGCTCGGCGTTCGTCCGCTCGCTGCTGGACGTGTCCGACGAGGCCACGGGTCTCGACCGTCTCGCCGAGGTCACGGCCGCGCTCGCCGCGGGGGTGCGCTCGGCGCAGCGTCCGGCGGGCGGTTCGGTCGACGGGTCCGCGCGGTGA